A genomic segment from Streptomyces sp. NBC_00459 encodes:
- a CDS encoding DNA-binding response regulator — translation MPQHMALKGDLELRARIKPLVELFDAEWVSAARDLDTWPHARDSARLRIRRDGARQARKLYSPAVLADERDREVLREMTAHGMQVRITATPLPQGTVFIDRRTMFLTDPTHSASAAHGPRHRTYTMSVEPALVSGAYALFEAAWETATDLAAFFDADRPRIDAQTREVLYALGSGMTDVTASRELGMSLRTYRRRVAELLFALGADSRFQAGMRAGQLGLTRG, via the coding sequence ATGCCACAGCACATGGCCCTCAAAGGTGATCTTGAGCTCCGCGCGCGGATCAAGCCCTTGGTGGAGTTGTTCGACGCGGAGTGGGTCAGCGCCGCACGCGACCTCGACACCTGGCCCCATGCCCGCGACTCCGCCCGCCTGCGGATCCGACGTGACGGAGCACGCCAGGCCCGCAAGCTGTACAGCCCCGCCGTGCTCGCCGACGAGCGCGACCGGGAGGTACTGCGCGAGATGACCGCCCACGGCATGCAGGTGCGGATCACAGCCACCCCCCTCCCCCAGGGGACGGTGTTCATCGACCGGCGAACCATGTTCCTCACCGACCCCACGCACTCAGCCTCGGCCGCTCACGGTCCCCGTCACCGTACGTACACGATGAGCGTCGAACCCGCCCTGGTCAGCGGGGCGTACGCGCTGTTCGAAGCCGCGTGGGAGACGGCCACCGATCTGGCGGCCTTCTTCGACGCCGACCGGCCCCGGATCGACGCGCAAACCCGCGAAGTGCTGTACGCACTGGGCTCCGGAATGACCGACGTGACAGCCTCACGCGAACTTGGCATGTCGTTGCGCACCTACCGTCGAAGAGTCGCCGAACTCCTTTTCGCCCTGGGCGCGGACTCACGCTTCCAGGCCGGAATGCGCGCGGGCCAGTTGGGCCTGACCCGCGGGTGA
- a CDS encoding aldo/keto reductase produces the protein MSNEFRLGGDLAVNRLGFGAMRLPSKEGMGGPARDPETGHAVLRRAVELGVNLIDTADFYVSAGGAVRANTLIREALHPYASDLVIATKVGPVRRPDGFRQAATPADLRGLVEANLGGLGVDRLDLVYLRIGRMEPPHGESLAERFEALAALREEGLIRHLGLSNVDTAHVAEARAIAPVVAVQNQFHAAKRDDVELLAVCEEADIAFVPFYPMGGGRELDDERLAKVAARHGAAVSQIGLAWLLASSPVTLAIPGTGSLSHLEDNMAVAGITLTEEDLDDLS, from the coding sequence ATGAGCAATGAATTCCGCCTCGGCGGCGACCTGGCCGTCAACCGGCTCGGCTTCGGTGCCATGCGCCTCCCGTCCAAGGAGGGCATGGGTGGACCTGCCCGCGATCCCGAGACCGGCCATGCCGTACTGCGCCGTGCCGTCGAACTGGGCGTCAACCTCATCGACACCGCCGACTTCTACGTCAGCGCCGGTGGTGCGGTGCGCGCGAACACACTGATCCGCGAGGCCCTCCATCCTTACGCGTCCGACCTGGTCATCGCCACCAAGGTGGGCCCCGTCCGCCGCCCCGACGGCTTCCGCCAGGCCGCCACCCCGGCCGACCTGCGCGGCTTGGTGGAGGCCAACCTCGGCGGCCTGGGCGTGGACCGCCTTGATCTGGTCTACCTGCGCATCGGTCGGATGGAGCCCCCGCACGGGGAGTCGCTCGCCGAGCGCTTCGAGGCGCTCGCGGCGCTGCGGGAGGAGGGCCTGATCCGTCACCTCGGCCTCAGCAACGTCGACACCGCCCATGTCGCGGAGGCCCGCGCGATCGCCCCGGTCGTGGCAGTGCAGAACCAGTTCCACGCCGCCAAGCGCGACGACGTGGAACTGCTGGCCGTCTGCGAGGAGGCCGACATCGCGTTCGTGCCCTTCTACCCGATGGGCGGCGGCAGGGAACTCGACGACGAGCGACTGGCCAAGGTCGCGGCCCGGCACGGCGCCGCCGTGTCGCAGATCGGCCTGGCCTGGCTGCTGGCCTCCTCCCCGGTGACCCTGGCCATCCCCGGCACGGGCTCCCTCTCGCACTTGGAGGACAACATGGCCGTCGCCGGGATCACCCTCACCGAAGAAGACCTCGATGACCTCTCCTGA
- a CDS encoding GlcG/HbpS family heme-binding protein, producing the protein MAEESGNSQATRRGVLGMAGAVAGGVALSQMLADSASAATGSSGSIATRTISLAQAQRLIEAAVRYVRDHSLPPMFVLVVDSAGETKASLRMDNNSSAAVMLVPAKAHTARTFRTATADLATNIKDPGQIASFVASGCSLLPGGRPIFENGQFIGALGAGGGTPAQDDEVARAALGAL; encoded by the coding sequence ATGGCAGAAGAATCCGGCAACAGCCAGGCCACGAGGCGCGGAGTGCTAGGGATGGCGGGGGCGGTAGCGGGCGGAGTGGCCTTGAGTCAGATGCTCGCCGACAGCGCCTCGGCCGCCACCGGCAGCAGTGGATCGATCGCGACGCGGACGATCAGCCTGGCCCAGGCCCAGCGGCTCATCGAGGCCGCCGTCCGCTACGTGCGGGACCACTCCCTTCCACCCATGTTCGTCCTGGTCGTGGACTCCGCCGGCGAAACCAAGGCATCGCTTCGCATGGACAACAACAGCTCGGCGGCGGTCATGTTGGTACCGGCGAAAGCACACACCGCGCGCACCTTCCGGACCGCCACAGCCGACCTGGCCACCAACATCAAGGACCCGGGCCAGATCGCCTCCTTCGTCGCCAGCGGTTGCAGCCTGCTGCCCGGCGGTCGCCCGATCTTCGAGAACGGCCAGTTCATCGGTGCCCTCGGGGCCGGCGGAGGCACCCCGGCCCAGGACGACGAGGTCGCGCGCGCCGCGCTGGGCGCACTCTGA